Proteins co-encoded in one Psychromonas sp. L1A2 genomic window:
- a CDS encoding DUF3883 domain-containing protein, translating to MVSAYNREVETEKEYNGRQLLELLQNADDECSKEVRIELNTTNNTLTISNRGEKEKCTPFSFKGIESLMISNLSPKTSKKYIGNKGLGFRSIINWSEKISINSKGLNIEFSNAIVNQVFDELFTPEERAEIREDQNLPESVYPIPFLSIPKISDKANNDWVTSIRINYKPKFLKDIKKQISGLKNEILLFLNSIQTLEVYIDEDPVLSINKADLSKKWTVFEKKERLPSKYWDKENEEEFYDLKIALQDDLSCHIKELFAYFPTKLIIDLPFIVHGTFELNSSRNEINNSPKNRFILEKLVELIISTAKKLTQTSVNFKALEMLSYSNPNNVLLDLGFYDAIDEAIENLDIFPCLDGRYRSKSEVLFINDLSVFVQSVKKEYLFKNLIIPSDGSIDVATFDIKKSISTKPLTELSKSISCLKERASLIFMFHKSFKHKTKLEFLVDSNNDVISLDDDVYTPSTQNFSLPEYVNIKFMHRELFAQLVIKFDIESSDKTRELQKLLNEITNIQQYQPVPVIQKIISSTNKLITDDPSTNAELISKMVLSLYENYLKFDKTQIPNVTKVQLLNKRGLISETKDLYLSSSYPSGKLTEFLFDGILDDVNYLSDFHSFSFTDQDLESVEQFFLWLGVNKYTKFITHKDIQKYKYSNFVFEHYKKPINYRGNSHSYTEISKFTEIIEKITLEKLVIWFCLDPLIYKQLDNFSNDDIFKYSKVGESTTSYQHIIITKPSFIIYKVKSKGIFKDFFVGNNNWSPLINELKFNFEYKGFEKYGLNRADIESVLIKLGSVDKFEKLSIEAVNRIVDSLKKNSSEGKQTQVIYKLCIKHFEKNSQVLETSNTELFAIKDDVKKYFPVKDVYYNGNIKLPKQITSSKAIFNYPRRQSTPKVIEFFGINNLSSLKIEIKQKTILEALNEEFSTFLGKITQYILVYRIQNIEKDKEAKDELSKLKNISINICDYVLYTIDEETFELDNNDYVKDNKNYFIKVDKYSSLEELRHCFEFQECFADIIGLVFDIQETKIFRDMIKEEDSYIEQTIRNDIGADELSRTRELLGITDEYYSFWKTVYTLICNEYEFATDEELLVSVVNDLQVESDITGIVYSNLNNFDSCKSIACLFEELKIDIAEFNNCRFSYYEIDFFEFHKINLKQAFESNLYDFKKKLYSWCIDNHEEKNFTRIINNYEYNNNYINKIAEANKLTLSVDYSKAVQVFISNNFSLDGVNATEVDFISIVQQNEMKIDVDSLEGNIDYLSLLYFSHKIEVITDHIAANLAKKQEAKSEQEGSDSKAKKPIKKAKEATLGLPNKPNNPRGKSKKPYKHSSSNDNRKKEIGDSSEEYAYEYLEDKYGKGKVTWISKDDDSYGCDIKYTNSDGITKYVEVKTLSGNKFHITKNELSFSKEKADLYELFLVGENIHILKDIDFEDKKQFHVEGKEFIVSYNIA from the coding sequence ATGGTTTCTGCATATAATCGAGAAGTTGAGACTGAAAAAGAATATAACGGCAGGCAATTATTAGAGTTGTTACAGAATGCTGATGATGAGTGTTCAAAAGAAGTCAGAATTGAATTAAATACGACTAATAATACTTTAACTATTTCAAATCGAGGGGAAAAAGAAAAGTGTACTCCATTTAGTTTCAAAGGTATTGAGTCATTAATGATTTCAAATTTGAGCCCTAAAACTTCAAAAAAGTATATTGGAAATAAGGGATTGGGATTTCGTTCAATTATTAATTGGAGTGAGAAAATATCAATAAACAGCAAAGGGTTAAATATTGAATTTTCTAATGCAATAGTTAACCAAGTATTTGATGAGTTATTCACGCCAGAAGAACGTGCTGAAATAAGAGAGGATCAAAATTTACCAGAAAGTGTTTATCCGATACCCTTCCTATCAATTCCTAAAATTTCAGATAAAGCTAATAACGACTGGGTTACAAGTATAAGAATAAATTATAAACCTAAATTTCTAAAAGATATCAAAAAGCAAATTAGTGGTTTAAAAAATGAAATATTACTATTTTTAAATTCGATACAAACTCTTGAAGTATATATTGATGAAGATCCAGTTCTATCTATTAACAAAGCTGATTTGTCAAAAAAGTGGACTGTTTTTGAAAAGAAAGAAAGGTTACCCTCAAAGTATTGGGATAAAGAAAATGAAGAAGAGTTTTATGATTTAAAAATTGCTCTTCAAGATGATTTAAGCTGTCATATTAAAGAACTTTTTGCATACTTTCCCACAAAATTAATTATTGATCTTCCTTTTATTGTGCATGGAACATTTGAACTCAATAGTTCTCGAAATGAAATAAACAATAGCCCTAAAAATCGATTTATTTTAGAAAAGCTAGTTGAATTAATAATATCCACAGCAAAGAAGCTAACTCAAACTAGTGTCAACTTTAAAGCGCTGGAAATGCTTTCATATTCAAATCCTAATAATGTATTGTTGGATCTAGGGTTTTATGATGCTATTGATGAAGCAATTGAAAATTTAGATATATTTCCATGTTTAGACGGTAGATATAGAAGTAAATCAGAAGTCTTATTCATTAACGATCTTTCAGTATTTGTTCAAAGTGTAAAGAAGGAGTATTTGTTTAAGAATCTAATAATTCCTTCGGATGGATCAATTGATGTTGCAACGTTTGATATAAAAAAAAGTATTAGTACAAAGCCTTTGACAGAGTTAAGTAAAAGTATTTCTTGTCTTAAAGAAAGAGCCTCATTGATTTTTATGTTTCATAAGTCGTTCAAACACAAAACTAAACTAGAATTTTTAGTTGATAGTAATAATGATGTAATTTCACTAGACGATGACGTATACACTCCCTCAACTCAAAATTTCTCTCTTCCTGAATATGTAAACATAAAGTTTATGCATAGAGAATTGTTTGCCCAGCTAGTAATTAAGTTTGATATTGAATCAAGTGATAAAACTAGGGAGCTACAAAAACTTTTAAATGAAATTACAAATATTCAACAATATCAGCCGGTTCCAGTAATACAAAAAATAATATCTAGCACAAACAAGTTAATAACTGATGACCCATCTACTAACGCTGAATTAATTAGTAAAATGGTTTTATCCTTATATGAGAATTATTTAAAATTCGATAAAACTCAGATACCTAATGTTACTAAAGTTCAGTTATTAAATAAAAGGGGGCTTATCTCAGAAACAAAGGATTTATATTTATCTAGCAGTTACCCATCTGGAAAACTGACTGAGTTTCTATTTGATGGGATACTTGATGATGTAAATTACCTTTCTGATTTTCATTCATTTAGTTTTACCGACCAGGATTTAGAAAGTGTTGAACAATTTTTTTTGTGGTTAGGTGTAAACAAATACACTAAGTTCATTACGCATAAAGACATTCAAAAGTATAAATATAGTAATTTTGTTTTTGAACATTATAAAAAGCCCATTAATTATAGAGGAAACTCTCATTCATATACTGAAATCTCAAAGTTCACTGAAATTATTGAAAAAATCACACTAGAGAAATTAGTAATTTGGTTTTGTTTAGATCCCTTAATCTATAAACAATTAGATAACTTTAGTAATGATGATATCTTTAAGTACTCCAAGGTTGGAGAGTCCACTACCAGTTATCAACATATAATTATTACAAAACCTTCCTTCATTATTTATAAAGTGAAATCAAAAGGAATTTTTAAAGATTTCTTTGTTGGTAACAATAACTGGAGTCCGTTAATTAATGAGCTAAAGTTTAATTTTGAATATAAAGGCTTTGAAAAATATGGTTTAAATCGAGCAGACATTGAAAGTGTACTAATAAAGCTTGGTTCTGTAGATAAATTTGAAAAGTTATCAATCGAGGCTGTTAATAGGATCGTTGACTCTTTGAAGAAGAACTCTTCTGAAGGTAAACAAACACAAGTAATTTATAAGCTCTGTATTAAACATTTCGAAAAAAACTCACAGGTTTTAGAAACTTCTAATACTGAATTATTTGCCATTAAAGATGATGTAAAAAAATATTTCCCTGTTAAAGATGTTTATTACAATGGCAACATAAAACTACCTAAACAAATAACCTCTTCGAAAGCCATTTTTAACTACCCTAGAAGGCAAAGCACTCCCAAAGTAATTGAATTTTTTGGTATAAATAATTTAAGCTCTCTAAAAATAGAAATTAAACAGAAAACGATATTAGAAGCTTTAAATGAAGAGTTTTCTACCTTCCTAGGGAAGATAACACAATATATTTTAGTATATAGAATTCAAAATATTGAAAAAGATAAAGAAGCAAAAGATGAGCTTTCGAAGTTAAAAAACATCTCAATTAATATTTGTGATTATGTACTGTATACAATTGATGAAGAGACATTTGAACTTGATAATAATGATTATGTAAAAGATAACAAAAACTATTTTATAAAAGTTGATAAATATTCTTCATTGGAAGAGCTAAGGCACTGTTTTGAATTTCAGGAGTGCTTTGCTGATATTATTGGCTTAGTTTTTGATATTCAAGAAACTAAAATATTTCGGGACATGATTAAGGAAGAAGATTCATATATAGAACAAACAATTCGCAATGATATTGGCGCAGATGAGCTTTCGAGAACCAGAGAACTATTAGGTATAACTGATGAATATTATTCATTTTGGAAAACTGTATATACATTGATTTGCAATGAATATGAGTTTGCTACTGATGAAGAGCTATTAGTAAGTGTTGTAAATGACTTACAGGTTGAAAGCGATATCACTGGCATTGTTTACTCAAACTTAAATAATTTTGATAGTTGTAAAAGTATCGCCTGTTTGTTTGAAGAGCTAAAAATAGATATAGCTGAATTTAATAATTGCAGATTTTCTTATTATGAAATTGATTTTTTTGAGTTTCATAAAATAAACTTGAAACAAGCCTTTGAAAGCAATTTATATGATTTTAAGAAAAAACTGTATTCTTGGTGCATAGATAACCATGAAGAAAAAAACTTCACTAGAATAATTAACAACTATGAATATAACAATAACTACATTAATAAAATTGCAGAGGCCAATAAACTAACCTTAAGTGTTGATTACAGTAAAGCTGTTCAGGTCTTTATAAGTAATAACTTTTCTTTAGATGGAGTAAATGCAACTGAAGTCGACTTCATTTCAATAGTTCAGCAGAACGAAATGAAAATTGATGTTGATAGCCTAGAAGGAAATATAGACTATCTAAGCCTCCTCTATTTTTCTCATAAAATAGAAGTAATAACAGATCATATTGCTGCGAATTTAGCTAAGAAGCAAGAAGCTAAATCCGAGCAAGAGGGTAGTGATTCAAAAGCTAAGAAGCCAATCAAAAAAGCGAAAGAAGCTACACTAGGCCTCCCAAATAAACCGAATAACCCTCGTGGGAAAAGTAAAAAACCATATAAGCATTCTTCGTCTAATGATAATCGTAAGAAAGAAATTGGAGATAGTTCTGAAGAATATGCTTATGAATACTTGGAAGATAAGTATGGTAAAGGCAAAGTTACTTGGATTTCGAAGGATGATGATAGTTATGGTTGCGATATTAAATACACAAATAGTGACGGTATTACTAAATATGTAGAAGTTAAGACCCTCTCTGGTAATAAGTTTCACATAACAAAAAATGAACTTAGTTTTTCAAAAGAAAAAGCTGACCTTTATGAGTTATTTCTGGTGGGAGAAAATATACATATTCTTAAAGATATTGATTTTGAAGATAAAAAACAATTTCATGTCGAAGGAAAAGAATTTATCGTTTCTTATAATATTGCCTAG
- a CDS encoding IS30 family transposase, whose amino-acid sequence MVNYSNIYAEKARLTQARNKDKQAGRGFINNRVSIDERPSIVDTRSRVGDWEIDLVIGKGHSGALVTIVERKMRFTVSIRIDDKSAKTVTAATLALLKPFEDAVLTITADNSKEFAYHKELTKNLKCAVYFADPYCSWQRGLNENTNGLLRQYWPKSIDFKKVSNWAVKDVIVKLNERPRKKLDYNTPAKLMAEHMAAVAA is encoded by the coding sequence GTGGTCAATTATTCCAACATCTACGCCGAAAAGGCAAGGCTTACCCAAGCGCGCAATAAAGATAAGCAAGCTGGTCGAGGTTTTATCAATAACCGCGTCAGTATCGATGAGCGACCTAGTATCGTTGACACACGTAGCCGAGTTGGTGATTGGGAAATAGATTTAGTCATTGGTAAAGGACACAGCGGCGCATTGGTGACTATTGTTGAGCGTAAAATGCGTTTTACTGTATCGATACGTATTGATGATAAATCAGCAAAGACTGTCACTGCGGCCACTCTTGCATTATTAAAACCATTTGAAGATGCAGTATTAACCATTACCGCTGATAACAGTAAAGAGTTCGCTTATCACAAAGAGTTAACCAAAAATTTAAAGTGTGCAGTTTATTTTGCAGATCCATACTGTTCATGGCAACGCGGTTTGAATGAAAATACAAATGGTTTATTAAGACAATATTGGCCCAAATCTATCGACTTTAAAAAAGTATCGAATTGGGCAGTAAAAGATGTAATAGTGAAACTCAATGAAAGACCAAGAAAGAAATTAGATTACAATACGCCAGCCAAATTAATGGCTGAACATATGGCAGCTGTAGCTGCTTAG
- a CDS encoding helix-turn-helix domain-containing protein: MKTYKQLTYAQRCQIYALKKIGMSQNKIAKQLNVNQSTLSREFARNTGKRGYRINQAQQATIKRRIDARKAIKMTSILIALINIKLDDKWSPEQISGWLKKERGISISYETIYQHIYSDKRNGGQLFQHLRRKGKAYPSAQ, translated from the coding sequence ATGAAAACATATAAACAACTGACCTATGCGCAACGATGCCAGATTTACGCACTAAAGAAAATAGGCATGAGTCAAAATAAAATAGCTAAACAATTGAATGTGAATCAATCGACGCTTAGTAGAGAGTTTGCTCGCAATACAGGCAAGCGAGGTTACCGTATTAATCAAGCTCAACAAGCAACAATTAAACGCCGTATTGATGCCCGTAAAGCAATAAAAATGACATCTATTCTGATTGCATTAATAAATATAAAGCTAGATGATAAATGGAGCCCTGAACAAATTTCAGGATGGCTTAAGAAAGAGCGTGGCATCAGTATTAGCTATGAAACTATTTACCAACATATTTACTCCGATAAGCGGAATGGTGGTCAATTATTCCAACATCTACGCCGAAAAGGCAAGGCTTACCCAAGCGCGCAATAA
- a CDS encoding translocation/assembly module TamB domain-containing protein — protein sequence MRFFVSLAKFTKRLLFVLFVLVVLVIWLTNTHTGNSLIISVLEKIEPRLNISLTEGSLFYSPIYESIRWQDGDTLIELNNVSYQFDWGCIVEEFCLDSLIVNNANIHIPQSEEPAAEEESEPFILEFPLPVHIRHLDINNTHINVAGIDIDLKKLLLSADGEGNDLTLNTSISGLTVVLADAEAQPAQVQKTTPKHNNQSTSFPAILTDQTLPEVVLPFNLIANKLNINNFKLIQNKENISVINDLKSKFTFIGSEVKIDNFELDIPEANVDIKGYIDLSKRYPMDIEVVVNVKEVKELEPSTLLKGQKIKLMSKGDLADLHSEITLSQLINAKINNKIDLYSENLPHQLTIQWDKFTWPLTGTEQVSTSKGNVSSRGDLNNYTLDVQTHYALPDLPDGDISIQGQGDLQSLALKKLLINTLQGKILLTGKLNWVNNITWLGDLNINNIDFKELSDTYPATLNGHIKQSVTVPLSDNNKPAWAFSFPIIDLKGSFLDKPLIVNGSVNGDEKSGFNVNNLNIINGKNIIEVNGKVADKNDLVLDLNIQDLSKIVVETTGKIIGKVTLAGSLEKMQVNTSLEASNISYLESSVERLSLTGKATIADIPFADLNVDAKNIIANKQKIESLSVSINPEDVSTKKVEHNVNISLKSDLASSDLDILFTQELKNWQAKLNKGLIKTTQGLLVLEKPFTVTMEKETINLTEHCWSVTNDNNAKNGQLCINKFSAGDNGNININVNDFLIASLSPFIPKTLSLEGALDADIKMAWTKNQKPSIDLTVDGKDIALNIMADENAQKPINYPVEAFHIEMQTDQQKANFALKAISDGLLNTNLKGQIKPYKTTPEIEANLDLSLPNFDAFSVLIPQIDKLAGYLKADINISGRLDKPSVKGQVVIADVSMKAPSSPVQVSDLNTKISIDNNTATVNGFFFTNSKKESKKKRKSFVDKLISFKDTAISTVSIPQRMANLVNDTKKDVDTDGRVDITGMIDWANELKATIQLQADQMRIEDYGKIELYVSPNIDIIYDQHISVEGIIKVDKGNITVKELPVGAVNVSKDIIVVDAEQQTDSADLPIKMNVKVSLGDSLRIKAIGLDSYIHGDLLVRKELIKELTVNGELTFSEGSYRALSQQLVLQNSRIIFQGQADAPYLNIEAIRDPTNIEDNVTAGVRVTGTPDQIQLTIFSDPAMSQQNALSYITRGHSIANDSGDGNTSQLAAILIDLGAGQTDGVINDIGDKVGIKDLSLASNGQGSEQSVGIKGTIAPGVEVSYGVGVFDSFTIFAIRYELFKKFYIEASSGLYQAVDAYYEWDWD from the coding sequence ATGAGGTTTTTTGTATCACTCGCTAAGTTTACAAAGCGTTTATTATTTGTTCTTTTTGTCCTTGTCGTATTAGTTATTTGGCTGACGAATACCCATACAGGTAATTCACTTATTATCAGTGTATTAGAAAAAATTGAACCACGTTTAAATATTAGTTTAACTGAGGGTAGCCTATTTTATTCGCCTATCTATGAAAGTATTCGTTGGCAAGATGGTGATACTTTAATTGAGCTTAATAATGTGAGTTATCAGTTTGACTGGGGTTGTATAGTAGAAGAATTCTGCCTTGATTCTCTAATCGTCAACAATGCGAACATTCATATTCCTCAAAGTGAAGAACCAGCAGCAGAGGAAGAAAGTGAACCTTTTATATTAGAATTTCCACTGCCGGTACATATCAGACACCTTGATATTAATAACACTCATATCAATGTTGCTGGTATTGATATTGATTTAAAAAAATTATTACTTTCTGCTGACGGAGAAGGCAATGATTTAACCTTAAATACGAGTATAAGTGGATTGACGGTTGTATTAGCTGATGCTGAAGCTCAACCTGCGCAGGTACAAAAAACAACGCCTAAACATAACAACCAGAGCACTTCTTTCCCTGCAATTCTAACGGATCAAACCTTACCTGAAGTTGTATTGCCATTTAATCTTATTGCAAATAAATTAAATATTAATAATTTTAAACTAATCCAAAATAAAGAAAATATTAGTGTTATTAATGACTTAAAAAGTAAGTTTACCTTTATTGGTTCAGAAGTGAAAATTGATAACTTTGAATTAGATATACCTGAAGCCAATGTAGATATAAAAGGCTATATTGATTTAAGCAAACGCTACCCAATGGATATCGAAGTCGTTGTTAACGTAAAAGAAGTTAAAGAGTTAGAGCCTAGTACTTTATTAAAAGGTCAAAAAATAAAATTAATGAGTAAAGGTGACTTAGCTGACTTGCATTCAGAAATAACATTAAGTCAGTTAATTAATGCCAAAATTAATAATAAAATTGATCTCTATAGTGAGAATTTACCACATCAACTAACTATTCAATGGGACAAATTTACATGGCCTTTAACGGGTACTGAACAAGTAAGTACGAGTAAAGGTAACGTATCTAGTCGTGGGGATCTTAATAATTATACGTTAGATGTTCAAACTCATTATGCATTACCCGATCTACCTGATGGAGATATAAGTATTCAAGGGCAGGGGGATCTTCAGTCTTTGGCATTAAAAAAATTATTAATCAATACACTGCAAGGTAAAATACTATTAACAGGAAAACTTAATTGGGTAAACAATATTACTTGGTTGGGCGATTTAAATATCAATAATATAGACTTCAAAGAACTTAGTGACACTTACCCTGCAACACTTAATGGACACATTAAACAATCAGTTACAGTCCCATTAAGTGATAATAATAAACCAGCATGGGCATTTAGTTTCCCTATTATTGACTTAAAAGGCTCTTTTTTAGATAAGCCATTGATTGTTAATGGTTCAGTTAATGGAGATGAAAAATCTGGGTTTAATGTCAACAACCTCAACATCATTAATGGTAAAAATATTATTGAAGTTAACGGAAAAGTTGCAGACAAAAATGATCTTGTTTTAGATTTAAATATTCAAGATTTAAGTAAAATTGTTGTTGAAACGACTGGTAAAATTATCGGCAAAGTAACGCTAGCTGGCAGTTTAGAAAAGATGCAAGTTAATACTAGTTTAGAGGCCTCTAATATTAGTTACCTGGAAAGCAGTGTTGAACGCTTAAGTTTAACTGGAAAAGCAACTATTGCTGATATTCCTTTTGCAGATTTAAATGTTGATGCTAAAAATATAATCGCCAATAAACAAAAAATTGAATCTCTATCCGTCTCTATCAATCCAGAAGATGTATCAACTAAGAAAGTTGAACATAACGTAAACATTTCATTAAAAAGTGATCTAGCCAGTAGTGATTTAGATATATTATTTACCCAAGAATTAAAGAATTGGCAAGCAAAACTCAATAAAGGCTTAATAAAAACTACACAGGGATTACTTGTTTTAGAAAAACCTTTCACTGTAACAATGGAAAAAGAAACAATCAATTTAACGGAACATTGTTGGTCTGTGACTAACGATAATAATGCCAAGAATGGTCAACTTTGTATTAATAAATTCAGTGCTGGTGATAATGGTAATATTAACATTAATGTTAATGACTTTTTAATTGCCTCGTTATCACCATTTATTCCCAAAACACTTTCACTAGAAGGCGCTTTGGATGCTGATATTAAAATGGCATGGACGAAAAACCAGAAGCCAAGTATTGATCTCACAGTAGATGGCAAAGATATTGCTCTTAATATAATGGCAGATGAGAATGCTCAAAAACCGATAAATTATCCAGTTGAAGCGTTCCATATTGAAATGCAAACAGATCAACAAAAAGCTAATTTTGCTTTAAAAGCCATATCTGATGGTTTATTAAATACGAATTTAAAAGGGCAGATAAAGCCCTATAAAACGACACCAGAAATTGAGGCTAATCTAGATTTATCATTACCAAATTTTGATGCGTTTTCTGTTCTTATTCCTCAAATAGATAAATTAGCAGGTTATCTCAAAGCAGATATTAATATTAGTGGGCGACTTGATAAACCCTCTGTTAAAGGACAAGTAGTCATTGCAGATGTTTCAATGAAGGCACCTAGTTCACCAGTCCAAGTTTCTGATTTGAATACTAAAATTAGTATCGATAATAACACTGCAACCGTTAATGGTTTTTTCTTTACTAATAGTAAAAAAGAATCGAAGAAAAAGCGTAAGTCATTTGTAGATAAATTGATATCATTTAAAGACACCGCGATTAGTACTGTAAGTATCCCACAACGAATGGCGAATCTAGTAAACGATACGAAGAAAGATGTCGATACGGATGGACGTGTTGATATCACTGGTATGATCGATTGGGCAAATGAGCTTAAAGCGACGATTCAGCTACAAGCAGATCAAATGCGGATTGAAGATTATGGGAAAATAGAACTTTATGTTAGCCCAAATATAGACATAATTTATGATCAACATATCAGTGTTGAAGGTATTATAAAAGTCGATAAAGGTAATATTACCGTTAAAGAATTACCTGTCGGTGCAGTAAATGTATCAAAAGATATTATCGTAGTAGATGCTGAACAACAAACTGATAGTGCTGATTTACCAATTAAGATGAATGTTAAAGTATCTTTAGGTGACAGTTTACGTATAAAAGCTATCGGTTTAGATTCATACATCCATGGTGATTTATTAGTAAGAAAAGAATTAATAAAAGAACTAACAGTAAATGGTGAATTGACGTTTTCTGAGGGAAGCTACCGTGCTTTATCGCAACAATTAGTATTGCAAAATAGTCGAATTATTTTCCAGGGCCAAGCAGACGCTCCTTACTTGAATATTGAAGCTATACGTGATCCAACTAACATTGAAGATAATGTAACGGCTGGTGTACGTGTAACCGGTACTCCGGATCAAATACAATTAACCATATTTTCTGATCCTGCTATGTCACAACAAAATGCTCTTTCATATATAACCCGTGGGCATTCAATTGCTAATGACTCTGGTGATGGTAATACGAGTCAACTTGCCGCTATTTTAATTGACTTAGGAGCAGGGCAGACTGATGGTGTTATAAATGATATTGGTGATAAAGTAGGAATTAAAGATTTGTCATTAGCTTCAAATGGTCAAGGTAGTGAGCAATCTGTAGGTATTAAAGGAACAATAGCACCCGGTGTTGAAGTAAGTTATGGCGTTGGTGTTTTTGATTCATTTACTATTTTTGCTATTCGCTATGAATTGTTTAAAAAATTCTACATAGAAGCATCAAGCGGATTATACCAAGCAGTTGATGCTTACTATGAATGGGATTGGGACTAG
- a CDS encoding autotransporter assembly complex protein TamA: MNKLYRICICCVLTCASFSVTAAISYAIKGTDNEKAIANLNVYLSGLSAPDNADNENYLNEVIITGKESLVALGFYQAKITTSISGEESKQVVTLDVDLGPRTTIIKVDLKLTGEALDDRNFQALLLDFPLKEGQFLDHGEYESAKSRFKSLAQRYGYFDSVYTKSSVEVTQKDNTAIIHLWFDSGIRYQFGELIFDIDTPAEKFIRSLINFKVNDPFDTSTLNAFNQSLNQTGYFKSITILPNMEKQQGRLIPLHVITYMRPEDSFNTGLGFSTDEGIRGKFRWFRPWVNQYGHSIDANIIASVPKQEASITYKIPIEDPINNYFSIQGGYKMLDQNDTDTDQYVLSFNRHWLLDNNWLRTIYIRYDKESGVQGQQVFSTALILPGISFSRTRSRGGINVDWGDKQLAYVEFANESLFSTDDVVKVYAQAKIIRTYNEHQFVASAEAGAIFADSITNVPSSMRFFTGGDQSIRGYDFEEVAPRDSLNDLIGGKYLATTSLEYRYPITQNWKFAVFSDVGTATDDFSEELSMSTGAGVVWASPVGPIRFYVAKPLTDTDDSYKIHLMIGPEL; this comes from the coding sequence ATGAATAAACTTTATAGAATTTGTATTTGCTGTGTACTAACATGTGCCTCCTTTAGTGTTACTGCTGCCATTAGCTATGCTATAAAAGGCACAGATAATGAAAAAGCTATCGCCAACTTAAACGTTTATCTAAGTGGTCTTTCTGCACCTGATAATGCAGATAATGAGAATTATTTAAATGAAGTCATTATTACTGGTAAAGAAAGCTTAGTTGCTTTAGGTTTTTATCAAGCAAAAATAACAACCTCTATTAGTGGTGAAGAGAGTAAACAAGTTGTAACGCTAGATGTCGATTTAGGTCCGAGAACAACCATCATAAAGGTTGATTTGAAGCTAACAGGTGAAGCGTTAGATGATCGTAATTTCCAAGCCTTGTTACTTGATTTCCCATTAAAAGAGGGGCAATTTTTAGATCATGGAGAATACGAATCAGCTAAAAGTCGTTTCAAAAGCTTAGCGCAACGTTATGGATATTTTGATTCCGTTTATACAAAGTCTTCCGTTGAAGTGACACAAAAAGACAATACTGCCATCATTCATTTATGGTTTGACAGTGGTATCCGTTATCAATTTGGTGAACTTATATTCGATATAGATACCCCTGCAGAAAAATTTATCCGTTCATTGATTAACTTTAAAGTAAATGACCCATTCGATACTTCAACATTAAATGCGTTTAATCAAAGTTTAAATCAAACAGGTTATTTTAAGAGCATTACGATTTTACCTAATATGGAAAAACAACAAGGTCGATTAATTCCATTACATGTTATTACTTACATGCGTCCTGAAGATTCATTTAACACCGGTTTAGGATTTAGTACTGATGAAGGTATCCGCGGTAAATTTCGTTGGTTTAGACCATGGGTAAATCAATATGGCCACTCAATAGATGCAAATATAATTGCATCAGTTCCAAAACAAGAAGCTTCAATTACCTATAAAATTCCGATTGAAGATCCAATCAATAACTATTTTTCTATTCAAGGTGGTTATAAGATGCTTGACCAAAACGATACGGATACAGACCAATATGTTCTAAGCTTCAATCGACATTGGTTATTAGATAATAATTGGTTACGCACTATTTATATTCGCTACGATAAAGAATCGGGAGTTCAAGGACAACAAGTATTCTCTACAGCTTTAATACTGCCGGGCATTAGCTTTAGTAGAACTCGAAGTCGAGGAGGTATCAATGTGGATTGGGGTGATAAACAGTTAGCCTATGTTGAATTTGCTAATGAGAGCTTATTTTCAACAGATGATGTTGTTAAAGTTTATGCCCAAGCTAAAATTATTCGTACTTACAATGAACACCAGTTTGTTGCATCGGCAGAAGCTGGGGCAATCTTTGCTGACTCTATTACTAATGTCCCTTCTTCTATGCGTTTTTTCACTGGCGGAGACCAAAGCATTCGAGGTTATGACTTTGAAGAAGTCGCTCCAAGAGATTCTTTAAATGATTTAATTGGTGGTAAATATTTAGCAACAACCAGTTTGGAATATCGTTATCCTATTACACAAAATTGGAAGTTTGCTGTCTTTTCGGATGTTGGTACAGCAACCGATGATTTTTCTGAAGAATTATCAATGAGTACAGGAGCTGGTGTGGTGTGGGCTTCACCTGTCGGACCAATACGTTTTTATGTTGCAAAACCACTAACGGATACCGATGACTCTTATAAAATTCACTTAATGATTGGGCCCGAATTATGA